GcagagtttgtaaatttttaaatcttgtaacttgaaatatttgaagcttggtttgaaaatttatgagtaGAGTTGTAAATTTGTAGGGTTCTGAATTTATCAAATGGGACAGTggaaagttttgaaatattcaaattatggaattccaaatttgtgaattctagaattccgaataccaaaattttgaattccaaattttccgaattccaaaatttcgaaatccaaatttccgaattttagaattccgaattcccaattttccgaattctagaattccgaattccaaattttccgagttccaaaatttcgaattccaaatttccgaattcccaattttccgaattacaaatttccgaattctagaactccgaattcccaattttccgaattccaaaatttcgagttccaaatttccgaattcccaattttccgaattccaaatttccgaattctagaactccgaattcccaattttccgaattccaaaatttcgacttccaaatttccgaattcccaatttttcgaattccaaattttccgagttccaaaatttcgaattccaaatttccgaattctaaattaccgaattctagaactccgaattccaaattcccgagtTCGAAAAatccaagttctaaatttccgaattccagaatttttaatttcaaatttccagatcctaaaatttgccaattccaaattttcgaattccaggTTTCTgaattccaagctttcaaatcttgcatttccaaattccaaattcccaactccaaaatttcaaatttccaaaattttcaacttcccatCCTCTCAATTACTCATCAGTATTCTACAACATCTCGTATTACCACTTCGAACGAAAGTTCCCACCTCTCCACTATAACATGCGTCTACCATACTCTTTTAATATTTCGGTCCATTTACCATAGAATTTCtccaataatttttcaattctacatCGAAAATCCATTATTTTCACCACGCTCCATTTCACCCAGATCTTATAAATTGTTCTCTACGGGTCAACCACGTAACACGTCGAGTATATGCAGAAAGAATTACTTGGATTTGTCTGTTCTTCGACAAGACACATGCAGTGGCGCGTATTTAACGGTTTTGGGCCGATTCCAACTAGAGTCTGCTGCTCATCGAGCGTTCCACTGCGCCCAGAAAGAACTTGATAGAAATTTCGATCACGTACAGCTGATTGGTCGGATGCGTGGTGACTGTCGGGGCCACAGCCGTTGCAGCTCGTATTTTTCCTTGTTTCTTCGATTTTAGTTGGTCCGATTTCGAGGCTCCTTCCGGTGAGGCTATCGCAATATTTCCAGCGCGAAAGTTATCGAAAGAATTTTGCTTATTGCGCGACACTCGTTGAATTTACGGTATCAAATATTTGTGGGatacatttgaaatttaaataggaataaattttgaataaagtgTTCACCTAACCTAATTATAAGTTCTCTTTTAATATGAACTTTATGCAAATGTAACTTATACTTTTAACTTTAACCTCATTTAATTGAACctaacttaattttaatataatgcaacgttaaaataaatacaaagttTCTCTTCATGtaaagatatataaaatatttaattgaacctaacctaattttaatataatacaacgttaaaataaatgcaaagttTCTCTTCATGTAAagatatatgaaatatttaattgaacctaacttaattataatataatgcaacgttaaaataaatgcaaagttTCTCTTCATGTAAagatatatgaaatatttaattgaacctaacctaattttaatataatgcaacgttaaaataaatgcaaagttTCTCTTCATataaagatatataaaatatttaattgaacctaacctaattttaatataatgcaACGTTATTTTTCCTTGTTTCTTCGATTTTAGTTGGTCCGATTTCGAGGCTCCTTCCGGTGAGGCTATCGCAATATTTCCAGCGCGAAAGTTATCGAAAGAATTTTGCTTATTGCGCGACACTCGTTGAATTTACGGTATCAGAAATGACAATGTTTCCTGGTATGCAAACACGATTTCAAATGCAAATTCAATCAAAAAGTTTGATCACCGTGCAGGAAACAATGATGCAACAGTGCTCggattttacttttaaattaacgTGTTCAGTGTTTTCCGCTGGGGCGAAAAGGATTGGGTAGAATGtgttaaaataacaattatttaggTTTGGTTAATTATTTGGGATTGGTGTTGAAATTTAATAGCTGTTtagtcaaatggtcaaatttcttgataaattaattttgtggtatcagttttttaaatttgggaaattgtaaattgttgaaaattgatGTAGTTGAAAATTCAAAGTGTTtatgttgaaattttgagaacttcAAATTCCttcgttcgaaaatttaaagtttcttaatttggaactttgcaaggaGAACTTAAAATTGcttcaacttaaaaatttccaacttccatattgttaaatttaaaaatgatttttctattcgtgaaaaatattgattaaaatGGCTATCTCCACAATTCATCAAGAATGCAAAGGTTAAACTCTCGAAAGTTTGAATTGgtataaataaaatcatatgAGATAATTTACACTTGCAATTACGATAAGATTCTACCTAATCTCTCTGCTTATTGTTTATCATTCTTCTTAAATTGTTGTTAATAAATCTTGTTTTGTATTTCAAAGTTCAAAGAGTGATCGATAAAATAACAGTACAAACtgaataacatttttatcacattagattttaatttcattttgtccAGGGTTGTGTCGCTAAAGCTTGCAGGTCCCGAGGCAAAAGTTCTGGTTGAACGCTATTGAACGTTGCTTTAAATTAATCAAACGTTATCGAACTTCAACCGAAATCTAACTCGAAGCTAACTTAAGAGTAAACCACATCTAAGACCAACTTATTGTAAAGCAAACGCAACTGGTACAATACGTTGTGTTCATTCAACATCGAAGTCtggtattatttttataaattgaagtcaggaaattgaacatttattgttagtcaAATTTATAACGTTTTgggttgcaaattttattttaagggAAATATTATAGGCattaagtatatttttaaatatggagTCTGTGATACTGAACTGCATCTCTCGATGATccgcaaatttttatttcgtttaaatCGTTTGATCAGCATGATGCGTGTACCAGAATAAAACTAAACTGAATCACCGAGGAAAACCTGAGACCCAAATGTTTAGTGAATCATCTGTATTTTGATCGGTGAAAATTGTACCCAAAACAGCGCTGATATtatcacaaaataatttctagTTTCTTCTAACTTCCTTGTGTTATTTATCTAAATTTCGTGTCACCGATTTATCAAACTACTTTGGTAGCTGGTCCCTGCATTaaagtccgccattttgtatattacatttatgtgtccacaattgaaatttaaagattttatataaagagtagatatttttcttaaaatcaaTCTTGCAGTTAACCAGTTGagtgcgttcgacgtgtatacacgtcagACCAAATCTCTACTGCGGTGCGTTTGACGTGTATACTCgtcgtgtaaaataaaaaattaccattcactataaaaactcgaaatctcaataaaatgtaataagaatattatttggTGGTATGTTCCCTTTACATTACCAATACGACCGCTACGTATTAGGTCTACCGGAAAGTTCTGTCCGTTTTAGAATGGTTAGGTTAATTCTAAAAACGGACAGAACTTTCCGGTAGACCTAATATTTCATATGGATTGGGGCTCGCGTATCAAAACTAATTACGTAACTAACCCGCGACTTGGACGGCCAGCGTTGATTTGCGGAGAAACCGCGTCAGCAGTTAGCAGGGCCAATAATGGCACGTTGCTCTGTGAGGTAAAGTCTTATACATTTTTACACAAGACTTGTTTATGTATAGTATTATTTCTtgacaattttcaagcttttaataagaataacgtattcagaaacgaattgttagtttttttgacgaataaaaatgtaattcttCCTGGTTTttcgtaaaatgtataatagtaccatttgccctgcgttcgacgtgtatacacgtcgttcCTTGTTTTTAATTCCGCACCCTGTGGTGACCTTTTGAAACTAAATTCCACCGTCAACTGGTTAATACGAAATattcttgtaatatttttacgtttctGTATCGTTGACGGCTTTCTATTTCCGAAGTCGGTTATTTGATACGCAACTGATCCATGCATTTTCATCTGCACAATTATATCGAATACAAATTAGGTCAGACGTATCCGATGTGACGCAAAAACCATAACGAAAAGGGTAGTAAATAACGTGCTCCTTTATAGAGAAAAGCTATTTGTTCGATATTTGAAGAAAGCACTGTCAATACCTTCAAACGTTATCCGGTACGAAGTTTCGACATTCGTGCTGACGTATCTTTCTTTCATTCAAGAAAAGGCATGTGTGATTGAAAAACAGACATTCGTTTTACGAAATCCTCGGTTTCGGTCTAGATACTTTTTGTCACTTTATTTTACCCACGTATCggtaaataaaatgtaaaagtgCTTATTATTATAGTTACTTATagttaaatgtaaattaaattaatattctattaatatatcatgtaaattaatattacatacaTCAAATTACTAATGCAtagattaaattattatttcgaacattgttaaaatgtttatcgaaattttatttttatttttaactctcAAACGGTGGCCGATCAATCGTGACCCAAGCTCGCAAATAAATTTACcttcaatatttattgaaaagtCGTGTTAACTGTTATTTTAATAGGAACTTTTTCTTGTTTCAGTTCTAATGCTGATAGAGACTGGATGGTTATGCGCGGGTGTAACATGGTTAACACATTACTACCAAACATGTCCTGTTGACAGAATGAACGATGTAACTTTAGGTAAGCAATTTAAAAAAgtttcagtttttaaatttgttaaattgtctcaCGAGCTTCtgcgttttattaaattttatgggGACAGCTCTATTCTTCGCTCTGCGTTCATTTAAGCACAGAATATTCGTTTATacactaaatttatttatttatattgctTTTTCACTTCTTAATTTAtcgtaaataaattgtattcaaTTCGCAAGTTTAGCGATATCGAATTGGTCATGAATATAGTTCAATAGCACTGTTATTCAAAAACTCataaaaatgtttcatattCCGCAACAAGGACGATTCGATTTTAAATCTGATTCACAGGTTTAGTAATATTGTATTGGTCATAAATATAACTTACAGTTCGATCCGCAGTGCGgttattcaaaaattcatagATATGTTTCATATTCAATAAAAGTGGTTCAATTTTAAGCGTATTTGATTCGCAAGTTTAATATCGAAGTTAGtcataaatataattcatatagttCAATCTGCAcagaataattatttgaaaactcATCgaaacttttcatattttctccACAAAAATGGTTGAATTTTAAGTGTATattatttgcaagtttaataatATCGAATTGATCACAAATATAACTTAGAGTTCAACCTGCAATATGGTTACTAAAAAATTCATAGAGATACAATAAAAGTgagtgaattttaaatttgattcgcaagtttaataatatcaaatcagtcataaatataatttatacagtTTGATTTCCACAGAATAGTTGTTTGAAAACTCATCgaaacttttcatattttctccACAAAAATGGTTGAATTTTAAGTGTACTCGATTCGCAGGTTTAGTGGTATCGAATTGGTGTGTGCTGGCGTCCGTGATAGTAACAGTGTGGTGCACATACGATGCCGCAGGTAGATCGTGGGTAAAAATGAAGAAGTATCAACGCAGTATGAGAGAAGCGGAATCAAGATGTGGTAAATTGCATTACAACCGAAGCGGCAGCAGAAACAGAAATTGGCGACAAAGGTAACTGCTTTTGATTCTCGCTTTGATTTCAGCGTCCGACTTATTATCGTCCATTTCTACTGTGAACCTTTCTACTCTGGGTAAAGTAGTATACTCTCAGATTGTTTCGTCCCGCAATTTTATCGTGTAGCAAGATTTCCATTAACTGCATCGTTTCAGACAGAAACATGTTATGAAACAATTCAATCTGAAATACTTTTACAGTACAAAATGTGTCCTTTAGCATTATCTACTattttttactataaatttctttttaaactaTATTCATTATTCAAATGTTTGCAATTCCATGTTTCTAGAAAAGTAATACGTGCATATCAAGATAGTTGGGACAACAGATGCAGACTTTTATTCTGTTGCATGGGAAATTCTGACCGAAGTCGAGTAAGTGTCacatcaaattaaataaatctatCAAACGAATGTGTGCAGTGCAAAAGAATTGTATCAATTGCTTATTATACCCCAAATTAATTCTGCAATGGAAGAATTAAACTTGGCAAGGACCCATTGAGAACAATCAAAAAGAATCAACACAGCTGCTCTAAGTTTCCTTTCAATTATAAGTTTTCATCGAAAATATCATTCTAAAGCTTAAGAGCTTCAGCACTTCTAAACTTCGGACGAAGAAAATAGAGACGTATTCTTTTACTAGAAATGAAGCTTATCGAAGTAGTGTCAGTTCTTTCTGTACCGAGTCGTTTTAGAACTACACGTTTCTgacaaatttcattttgttgTAGACAGAAagataatttgaacatttttgaatttttatattctcgaaTTCCTGGATCCACttttcctaaaccccaaatttcaaattcaattggCCCATACAGTTGCCCCAGTTACAATCGTTGTCCCATCCAAAGTACATTCTATATCCCAGAACATAACAATTCAGCACAGTGCTCAAAGACTTCCCAAATAACCCTTCACAAAGAAAGACAATTTCATAACTTTCCCAGATTGTAGTACTTCCACGTAGAACTTCTCTTCTCATCCGAGGCAGCCATCTGCAATATAATCGATTGTTTTTCCAGAATTCTTTCGCGGACATTGCCAGGCTGTTGAGCGATTTCTTCCGCGACCTTGACGTGGTTCCATCAGACGTGGTCGCCGGTCTGGTGTTGTTGAGGAAGTTCCAGAAAATCGAGAGGGAACTGATAGTGAAGCAAAGGAAGAACGATACTTATGAGTTTCTGTCAGGCGTGCCAGTAACTCCTCGCACGAAATTCTTGTCCTTGACCGAGGACGGTGATCTGGGTCACTTTCAGTCGGCCATTCATTATATGCATTTCGCCCTCGCTGCTTATGGTTGGCCCATGTTCCTCGTTAATCATTCCACCGGCCTTTGTCAGTTGTGTGCAAGGTAACGTCGTCGGGAGTGTCCCGCTTATGTTGTCGCGGTATATTGCGCTACCGATTAATTGATTCTCACCGATGTATCGTTCTGTGCACCACCGAACCGTTTAATCGAACAGCTTTTAATTAAACCGGTTATTATTTTCACCGTTATTGCTGTTACCGGGTATTACTTGCTCGTTTTCTCGACGATCGGTGATAATCGATTGATTTGTCGTATTTTAACCTTTTACGCTCCTATCGAGTAGCTTCACTTCGTATTCgtcttaaaaattctttaaaaaatttttcttaaaatttctggatcttataaataagttagataaatagattggttgaatatatatatattttcatttatttattacttataataaatgaatttgtaTACTTATGTGACACTAATTTTGTCACATTTTATTGAGAATTTATCTTGATATATTTTGTGAATaaggatattttttttttcatattacCAACATGAAATATGGAAAGATTGTGTGTTGAAATACGAGGCGTTAGCGAATACGTTGTTGATTTGTAATTCGAAACACCGAGAAATAACCGTGTTGAAATCCTGTCGTAGATTACGATGCGGTTGTTTCCCTTGCGGCGGTCACCAAGATGAGGCGACCATTGTGGAGGACAATTGTTGCAAGTGCAATTACGCGGCGTTGAGGAAGATGGTCGAGGTCGCGGAGGTGGAAGTCATTTATGCGACTTTTCACGTCGACGTCGGTGAGACGCCGTTCTTCGTCGCGCTCGATTACACGAAGAAAAAGGTTTCGCGCGTTCCTCATTGATTCGCATGCACCGATCGTGTTTAGAAAAATATACAGACCAGAAATTAGAGTAGACTCGCGAAACAGCACCAACATTCGtcgaaacaaattttaaaagatttaatGAAGTCAATGGATATGTCAGCTTATAACTTTATTGAACTTTTTAACAAGTAACACATTGTagacaattaattttaaatatgacaACCACAGTGGTCCATGTGTTAAGTATAACGATTAAATCTGCAGTGTGTTAATTGTATAATGtgctttaacaaattttgtgaaaaaaattgttcaaaatagtGCTCTAGAGCAAACGATCGTGAAGTTTAATTTCGAGCAATGTACATTGCTCCTTGTTTAATATTCGAGGAAGTCTTTCGAGAGACCggtatttgtttaaatatttgcacTTTCCGATTTATTGAGAGCTTCAAATGAAAATCAATAGAAAGTTTAATTTCCACGTTGTACACACGAACTGAACGAGTTTTGATCTTTCAGTTCGTTACAACGAACTTttcagttttataaaaaaattcgcgttataattgaatttaatatcaCGAGAATGttcatagaaataaaaataagatttaTGTGAAAAGTTTAGTTCTTTgagatttaaagaaattaaagtaTGGTAGAAGTTCAAACGATTTTCATTATCGGTTGAATTATTTCGCGAGATTTAATCTTGAATTGCATTTAACGATTGCTTAATTCCCAATTAGAGGTTATGAAAGTTATGTAATTAGCAATTTTGTGGTTGTTCTCTTGGAAGGTTGTCGTTAGTATACGAGGAACCCTCAGCATGAAGGACGTATTAACGGACTTGAACGCAGAGGGTGAAGTGTTACCATTGTCACCGCCCAGAGATGATTGGCTTGGTCACAAAGGGATGGTTCAAGCAGCTGAGTATATACGAAAAAAGCTGCTAGAAGAAGGGATTATATCTCGCGCTCTTGCCAAGGTATTGTTTCGCTTTATCGTTACCTCAAATGCAAATTCCACTTGACTAAGCGTATATCAACTTGTTCAAACGAATAATTTCGTTTATCGTTGCACTCGTTGCATATTTTATGTGACGAACCGTGTTACGTCGGTAAAATATATCACCAGATACAAGTGAAATGATATTTTttgctaaaaatttttaaaaaaattccatTCAAATCTATTCAAGAATTTGTCGATTCTCTTCAaagacatatttgaaaattccttcTTAGagatttatttaagaaatatttttcttggaaatctatttaagaaatatttccTTCCTCAGAGATGTGTTCGAACAATATTATTCCTCTTGgagatatttttgaaaaatattatttctcttGGAGACCTATTTCGGAGATGTTATCTTTCTTAACAAtctgtttaaaaaatatcacCTTTGTTAAAAATCTGTTTGGCCCGTTGCCAAATTATTTTTGATAGGAACGATTTTCTCTGGATAACAtctgaattaaatatttgaagaaatgttATATGAGAAAATTGCACCGCAAAGGTTTaagaaatacttgaaaatttgtcaactttaaaatatgaaatattttgcagGACCCATCGAGAGGGACACATCAGTTCGGTTTGGCACTCGTTGGTCATTCCTTGGGAGCTGGCACAGCGGCCATCCTAGCAATTTTGCTTAAACAAGACTATCCCGACTTGGTGTGCTTTTCATTCGCCCCACCGGGTGGTCTGTTGAGTATGCCGGCTCAGCAATACTCGCAAGAATTTATTACATCCGTCGTAGTTGGAAAAGATGTTGTACCTAGGATAGGTCTTAGACAGATGGAAAGTTTAAGAGCCGACCTCATCAATGCTATAAAAAGGAGCGTCGATCCGAAAGTACGTTCTCTCACTTGGGTGCAAAGATGACTTCCTCTGGATAAAGAAATTCCactctaaaaattatttagaattattcaagtttaaaaattgagcagtttggaaatttggaaatgtactgATTTGAGAATATGCGGAGTTGGGCCAATGAGGATTTTGATAAGTAGAAATCCAGGGTCATGAATTTgacgttttcaaatttacaaactgacAACTCAACAGTTTATATATAAAACATTGGAAGTCCATACACCAGTTATTATCCAAAGGAAGGTAACGTTGCACCCGTGTGTACGATCAAACGTTATAACAGTTGATCAGAAACTCACCGTCAATCGTGATATTCGTTTCAGTGGAAAACGATAGCATGCTCGGTGATGTGTTGCGGTTGCGGTTCTACCCCCACATCGGCTGCAAATTTAGAGGCCGGTGGTTGTATCAGCGAATATCAGAGAGACAAGGACTTAGCACGATCACAGACTGTTGTTCCGAGTGACTCTAGTATCGCGTTGACTTTGCACAGGCCTCTATATCCACCTGGTCGGATCATACACGTTGTTCGCCATCATCCTAACAAGGGAGAGTAAGTCGAACGTTTGTACATTTCAATGCGTTCGCTGCGgtcatttttctttttgaacCCCTACGAATTTTTACCCTTTCTTTGCTCTTGGTGTCTGTAACGTATTTAATCTTCCTACGTTTAAATGtaccaaaaaatatttgtaacatatttGGATTATACTGAATCTTGCTTTTTCTATGAAACATACACTTTTTAGTCATATCACTTTTACGATATGTACCGCAGCGAATGTGTACAGACACGTTGAATAATCACGTTGAACCAGTGCCTGGTTCCATAGatgtaattcaattaaattttcgatTAAAGTGTGTCCGCACCGAGCACCTAACTTTTCATCGTGATATTCAACGCGTTAAACTCTGTTGGTGTTGTTCGAATAAGCTACAGAGACGAAATAAAAGCGATCACGAGCAAATTTTAACCGAGGATGTTTTTACGTTTCTAGGCAAAAGTATGAACGACGCTGGAGGTACGTTTAtcgaaaaatttgcattttcagGGCTGCTCTGGGTAATTGCATCTTGAGGATTTGCCCGCATGCAACCTTGGATCTCTGTCCCACACTTTTCTTCTTTTCACGCGTCCGCCACACTGTCTGTTTCGTTTCAGAAACACTactgtttaaatatttctattatatatgtatatgcatggtTAAGTCTTAGGAAGTAGAGCAACTGTACTTACGTATTCGTGTACCGACAATGAGTAATTTTGACCGAGCGATCGATTGCCTTTAATTTAACGTTTCAGAAGTTTTCATTTCATTTGTTTTAAGTCAAATGTATGACAAAGTTCTTAGATAACACGCGATagatatgtacatttttattgttttggATTTAGAAAACATTTAGGATAACTGTAAGAATTCTTGATACAGAATTATTTGAGACAATGATGTAGTGAACTTTCAATAATTATGTATCATGAATGtttgtgaaatatgaatttataagtATTTACCGGGCTGTATCTTCAAATTgctagatcaccaaatccctagattttcaaatccttacattctcaTATTCCTACACCTTGAAAttactacatccccaaattctcatcccAAAACTCCTGAATCTCAAGAATCCCTAAAGATCAACGAGTGAAAGACCTCCTCCTATAATTTCCCTAGGGAACCTAGATTTGATTATACTATAAGAAGCCAACATCCGATTATTTCAGTAAATGCATCATATCGCATGTTATCCATGTAGCGACATACTAGCAGAAAAGTGAAAGCGACTATTCAGCAACCGATTCGTCGATCCGTAGAATCGTCGAAGCTGATCATTGTTTTGTTCCATTGCAGACAAATGTTGCACAAACAAGAGCCGGTGTATCAAGCACTATGGGCAGGACCGTGCGACTTCGACGAGGTGTTGATAAGCCCGGTGATGATACAGGACCATATGCCGGACAATATGCTGAAAGCGTTAAACAAGGTAAGGCTGGCTGATTCGATAAAGAGGTTGCACACGCCGGTTAGCCGAATGTCCTCGATAAAGCCCGGTAATTACGAGATTTTGGAGGAAATGACCGACGATCCGGATATTCCGAAGGAAGTGGACAAGCCTCAGAATGTAGTAGCCAGTGTAGAGAGTAATGGACACGTGAAAAGTTGCGAGACGACTAGTACGCAAACACAAACTACACCCAGTGACACAACAACATGCAACGGGACGATTGTCGTCAATGTTGAGATACACGAGCCGAAGGACACGTAATTCGGTTACCGTCGATTCGCTTGATTACTTCTCGGTATCAGAGGGTTAAAGTTTGAAGACGATGTCTCGAGAAAATTAGCTTATAATTTTGTGTTGTATGACTTAATGGGGACAGGTAACCGTGGAAAAATTgataagtatttttatttgtaagagAATTAAGTGGGGGTTACATctgagatataaaaatatttttgtgatttatttAAGGAAAATAATTTATGGGTAGTAAGTTAAAAAATAGTGTAACCcctgaataagaaataatagTAAGTAATTACTATAATGctcaaaaaatatttgaatgaaattACGTGTCCCAGTAAAAGGATGAAACCGGTGACGTCCGAAAACATGTATTCTACATGACGGGATTATTTCGTTAAATATCGGCTCATTTTAACGAATCTTTTCGACTGATAAAAAgatttacaattaatttattgtacaatatttCTGTACATTGTTATATATAGACAGGTAAAAACCATGGCTGATGTGGTTGTAGTGGTAGTCCttcttttttaaacattttgttgtatgaatttaatttttggtgctGTTTTGTTGGTAAGTTAAAGATGCGAATAATATTATCTAGTGACATCAACTTTTtatgttcctaaatttataGCGGTGAAGTTCCTTAATTTGTTTAAAGGTTCTTGAAATTGTTAGAAGTCGAGCAGACGCTGAATGGTACTATTCGTATTTTAAATTACCCGCGAAACAGTGGCGCAAAAAATTGAATTCTTAGAGCGGAATATTTTACAGAATTATGTAATTATATCTGTGTTTATTATTTGTTCTGGTCTCACagaaatattgatatttaatgctaatttttattctaattcaGAACCTAACATAGCTTGTAAatgtttacatatttaatttctaCCAAACAAATACGAAATGTTAAACGTGTTCTATCTGTCATGAACTTGTTTGCTATTTATTTTTGtgctgtattttattatttttgactAAATTTCTCCTAAAATTACTGTAA
Above is a window of Megachile rotundata isolate GNS110a chromosome 1, iyMegRotu1, whole genome shotgun sequence DNA encoding:
- the inaE gene encoding inactivation no afterpotential E isoform X3; the encoded protein is MPGLIAFGRRWRVGSDDLLFPGVTFACFHAFEVTVLGVLLGILEWDRSVTCILLLWEYIVGYLAIFVISMVVEFSICLLATRGSILDTAARAPMQYILYVRLFLMLIETGWLCAGVTWLTHYYQTCPVDRMNDVTLGLVVSNWCVLASVIVTVWCTYDAAGRSWVKMKKYQRSMREAESRCGKLHYNRSGSRNRNWRQRKVIRAYQDSWDNRCRLLFCCMGNSDRSRNSFADIARLLSDFFRDLDVVPSDVVAGLVLLRKFQKIERELIVKQRKNDTYEFLSGVPVTPRTKFLSLTEDGDLGHFQSAIHYMHFALAAYGWPMFLVNHSTGLCQLCARLRCGCFPCGGHQDEATIVEDNCCKCNYAALRKMVEVAEVEVIYATFHVDVGETPFFVALDYTKKKVVVSIRGTLSMKDVLTDLNAEGEVLPLSPPRDDWLGHKGMVQAAEYIRKKLLEEGIISRALAKDPSRGTHQFGLALVGHSLGAGTAAILAILLKQDYPDLVCFSFAPPGGLLSMPAQQYSQEFITSVVVGKDVVPRIGLRQMESLRADLINAIKRSVDPKWKTIACSVMCCGCGSTPTSAANLEAGGCISEYQRDKDLARSQTVVPSDSSIALTLHRPLYPPGRIIHVVRHHPNKGEQMLHKQEPVYQALWAGPCDFDEVLISPVMIQDHMPDNMLKALNKVVTTLGPAKPQRLASGHASSTEASEAREVVEIQEMEIEQEMRALLSSSSPVKSHPNNLAGTPPHRLCLETSFTSLQSPSEFPQVGRELSVDSRGIPWEYVSLASELLNTPRADESKSSNRRSDWDDASRMAPLATPETLSEASSSPPSPVPPPRPMRRTPKISGNLSTAADDLKNNLHFAMLSAKNYFLREGTNGSNTSSGNSEASYESAKSLTAGLPPPVPRRRDSVIIRREQRVCTAACCRDDLSENSSSHASSHSSRASHASNQVQSGFVEEENETNGSSLDFYEAKGSSGQRDSSNDVFLSVRSSPECKGLMAPATDLGAEWKKKFDATGMSGDASLPLLRGLSPTPTHGQHSSPFFNAKRKKYVYPITLVGRGESSV